One region of Armigeres subalbatus isolate Guangzhou_Male chromosome 3, GZ_Asu_2, whole genome shotgun sequence genomic DNA includes:
- the LOC134223405 gene encoding uncharacterized protein LOC134223405, with protein MHLPAYLISFCLLLCYANADVNEIVANDPPKSEEIQTCLVLTTNLQPDLEANTVLPEHGPVPESSSLTEVDVKIATEPEEVQPSGQLDSTHADYQGPYHYGKPKIPLEYGAPLPATDVPALPPPEGRNEIFEGEDYLPPSVDSDSSVRAKRHAKFASRRSV; from the exons ATGCATCTTCCTGCATATTTAATTTCGTTTTGTTTGCTCCTCTGCTACG CCAACGCCGACGTTAATGAGATTGTTGCCAATGACCCGCCAAAATCGGAGGAAATTCAAACGTGTCTGGTGTTAACCACCAACTTGCAACCCGATCTGGAGGCCAACACCGTTCTGCCGGAGCACGGTCCGGTGCCGGAATCGTCCTCGCTAACGGAGGTTGACGTCAAGATCGCTACCGAGCCGGAAGAGGTTCAGCCGAGTGGTCAGCTGGACAGCACCCATGCGGACTATCAGGGACCGTATCACTACGGCAAGCCAAAGATCCCACTGGAGTACGGTGCTCCGCTGCCGGCAACCGATGTTCCAGCTCTTCCTCCGCCGGAGGGACGGAATGAAATCTTCGAAGGTGAGGACTATCTGCCGCCGTCGGTGGACAGTGATAGCAGCGTCAGAGCTAAGAGACATGCTAAGTTTGCGAGCAGGCGTTCGGTTTAG